The genomic interval GCAGGAGAGCTTAGACCATTTCCACAGCAGCTGAGCTATCCTGGCATTATAAAACCTAACCATGTCACTCAGGCAGCTATGAATACAGCAGTTTCGAGTTATTATACTTACTGGAAATCAACCTATTTAAAAAATAACCTCTCCTCATTGCCTGGCGGCTATTATGTCAAAGGGGATATTACCGGCGACGCTGATGGTTATGATCCGCTTGGCACTTCAGAGGGGCAAGGCTATGGCATGGTCATCACCGCTTTGATGGCAGGTTTTGATTCAAATGCCAAAACCATTTATGACGGCCTATTCAAAACCGCTAGAGCTTTTAAGAGTTCAGGCAACTCAAATCTTATGGGCTGGGTTGTTGCAGATGCTGCTGGAGCACAAGGACATTTTGGCTCCGCTACCGATGGTGATTTGGACATCGCTTATTCCTTAATACTTGCTGACCAGCAATGGGGATCAGCTGGCACGATAAATTATTTGGCAGAAGCCAAAAAAATGATTACGAACGGTATCAAGGCGAGCAATGTCACGACGAATAACCGCCTGAACCTTGGCGATTGGGATGCTAAGAGTGCATTAAATACCCGTCCCTCCGACTGGATGCTCTCGCATTTAAGAGCTTTTTATGAGGTGACTGGAGATCAAACCTGGTTGAATGTCATTAACAACTTGTACACTGTTTATAGTCAGTTCTCAAGCGCCTATTCAGCTAGCACAGGGCTGATTTCAGATTTTGTTGTCGACAATCCTCCAAAGCCAGCTCCACAAAACTACTTAGATGAATTTCCAGAAACTAACGAATACAATTACAATGCAAGCCGGGTTCCATTAAGAATCGTAATGGACTATGCTTTCTACGGCGACACGAGAGGCCGAGATATTGCTAACAAAATGGCCGTATGGATCAAAGGAGCCACAAGCGGCAATCCGAATAACATTAAAGATGGATATAAACTAAATGGCGGAGTTAGCGGTTCCTACGCAACTGCTGTTTTTGTATCGCCGTTTATTTCAGCAGCAACCACGAGCAGCACGCACCAAGCATGGGTAAATGCAGGATGGGATTGGATGAAAAACAAAAAAGAATCCTATTTCAGCGATTCCTTCAATTTGCTTAATATGTTATTCATTTCAGGAAACTGGTGGATACCAACTGCTGGTGGAACTACGGACACCCAGGCACCTACTGCACCAGCGAATTTGACTGCATCCGCTGCATCAAGCAGCCAAATTAATTTGAACTGGTCAGCTTCTACCGACAATGTTGGCGTATCAGGTTATCAAGTATTTCGCGGCGGCACATTAGTAGGCTCTCCTTCTGGCACGACCTATACTGACACTGGCCTAAACGCTTCCACGTCATATAGTTATACAGTGAAGGCCATTGATGCTGCGGGCAATCTTTCTGCGAGCAGCAATACAGCCAGCGCAACAACGAGTCCGAATTCAACAACAACGAACCTTGCTTTAGGCAAGACCGCTGTAGCAAGCTCAATTGAGGGAACAGGATTTGAAGCTTCCAAAGCGACGGATGGCAATTCGACGACAAGATGGGCGAGTGTTGAAGGAAGCAACAACGAGTGGATTTACGTAGACCTTGGTTCCATTCAAAACGTCAACCGTGTGAAATTAAACTGGGAAGCCGCTTACGGTAAAGGCTATAAAATCCAAGTTTCCACAAATAGTACAACTTGGACAGATGCTTTTACAACGACAACAGGCAATGGAGCCATCGATGATATTACGTTTGCATCCAAAAGCGGAAGATATGTAAGAGTGCTTTGCACGGCACGAGGTACAGCTTACGGATACTCACTTTTTGATTTCGAGGTATACGGCTCTTAATAGGTAAACACATACAAAGCCTGACCGATAACTGTCGGTCAGGCTTTGTGTTGTTTGTCTCTCATTTAACGAAGGCCGTCTAGAAGCTTACGCAGCGTCTGCAAACAATCCTCCATCGCTTCAGCAGCCTCAGCAGTATCCGATATTTGCGCGAGCCAAAGCGCCGCTTCATTCATAGCTCCCGACAACAAATGAGTGGCAGCATCCAGACGAACACCCTTAAGGTAGCCCTGCTGCTGCATCATTTCCAGCTGTTCTAGCAGCAATTTCATCGACTGCTGCTCATCCAGAAGCCGCCACTCCTCCCAGCCAAGCACGGCAGGACCATCGATTAGCATGATCCGCCTGTTTTGCGGCTCGATTGCGACAGTCACAAATGCGCGGCATCCCAGACATAATTGCTCCCACAAATCATCGCTAAGGGAAGCCTCTTCCTCCAGCCGTTGCGCTACTTCAGACTGAACTAGTGAAAGCACCGCTCGGAATAAACCTTTTTTACTGCCAAAATGGTGATAAACAGCCCCCCGTGTGACCTCAGCGTCTTTGGCTATTTCCTCTAGTGAACTGTCCGCAAACCCGAAAGTGGTAAAATGATGCCTTGCCACTTCCTCTAGCTTATGAATCGTCTCTTCCGTATCTTTTTTCGTTTTCCTCATCCAGTTGCTCCTATTTTCTTAAAGCTCAGAAGGAGCTTTAAGCAAGCTTATTTAATTATCCGCTGCTGCTCCCTCTTGCTGCCACAATGCTTGCACATAGTTCATACTTTCTTCCTCCGAGGGCGGAATAATTGCAATGACATCTATTAATACGCCGCCGGGATCAGAGAGAATAAAGTGCCGTTGCCCAAA from Paenibacillus sp. FSL K6-3182 carries:
- a CDS encoding discoidin domain-containing protein, which encodes MLFISGNWWIPTAGGTTDTQAPTAPANLTASAASSSQINLNWSASTDNVGVSGYQVFRGGTLVGSPSGTTYTDTGLNASTSYSYTVKAIDAAGNLSASSNTASATTSPNSTTTNLALGKTAVASSIEGTGFEASKATDGNSTTRWASVEGSNNEWIYVDLGSIQNVNRVKLNWEAAYGKGYKIQVSTNSTTWTDAFTTTTGNGAIDDITFASKSGRYVRVLCTARGTAYGYSLFDFEVYGS
- a CDS encoding TetR/AcrR family transcriptional regulator, with protein sequence MRKTKKDTEETIHKLEEVARHHFTTFGFADSSLEEIAKDAEVTRGAVYHHFGSKKGLFRAVLSLVQSEVAQRLEEEASLSDDLWEQLCLGCRAFVTVAIEPQNRRIMLIDGPAVLGWEEWRLLDEQQSMKLLLEQLEMMQQQGYLKGVRLDAATHLLSGAMNEAALWLAQISDTAEAAEAMEDCLQTLRKLLDGLR